A genomic stretch from Podospora pseudoanserina strain CBS 124.78 chromosome 3, whole genome shotgun sequence includes:
- a CDS encoding hypothetical protein (EggNog:ENOG503PYAC), with the protein MEGREGITSQRPLLRPSRRYRNGLDVHRHSSSQHKYKAHLLRQHSSSSSPSPPAQNHLQESSSRPDPFTIAKMKYTTASALLLQATTALAGPIIEARQQPRAVFTRVATQTGQGCEGSFIFYDDANQIATVTYPNYGVTLPSGPREESCTTTLQVSFPVGQCTAGTALGTTTGTVYLPSNGITAFFTARDYAIQPTIGAITDVSPNGQWTGARSAEPYVLRDSISYRLTPPNPQNSLVNFTVFGDLSLQPENAGGGSLTAEQFVFDIRNQSACKFDFNHGVVKKRQ; encoded by the exons ATGGAAGGGCGCGAAGGCATCACGAGCCAGCGGCCCTTACTAAGGCCTAGCAGAAGATACAGAAACGGCTTGGATGTTCACCGACATTCAAGCAGTCAACACAAGTATAAAGCCCACCTTCTCAGACaacactcatcatcatcatcaccatcacctcctgcTCAAAACCACCTCCAAGAGTCTTCTTCCCGACCAGATCCCTTTACAATCGCAAAAATGAAgtacaccaccgcctccgccctcctccttcaagcgaccaccgccctcgccggccCCATCATTGAAGCCCGCCAGCAACCCCGCGCAGTCTTCACCCGCGTCGCGACCCAAACCGGCCAAGGCTGCGAAGGCTCGTTCATCTTCTACGACGACGCCAACCAAATCGCCACAGTCACCTACCCCAACTACGgcgtcaccctcccctccggccCCCGCGAGGAGtcctgcaccaccaccctccaagTCAGCTTCCCGGTGGGGCAGTGCACAgccggcaccgccctcggcacGACAACCGGGACGGTCTACCTCCCCAGCAACGGCATAACAGCCTTCTTCACCGCGCGCGACTACGCCATCCAGCCCACCATCGGGGCCATCACCGACGTCAGCCCCAACGGGCAGTGGACCGGTGCCCGCTCGGCGGAGCCTTACGTTCTCCGGGACAGCATTAGCTATCGGCTCactccccccaacccgcaGAACAGCTTGGTCAATTTTACTGTGTTTGGGGACTTGAGCCTGCAGCCGGAGAATGCGGGTGGGGGTTCGTTGACTGCGGAACAGTTTGTTTTCGATATTCGGAATCAGTCTGCTTGT AAATTTGACTTTAATCATGGCGTTGTGAAGAAACGCCAGTGA